GCTTTGATGCGTGATCTCGGTTACGGCCGGGGCTACCAGTATGCCCACGACTTTCCCGAGGCCTGCGCACCCCAGCACCACCTGCCGGACGAACTGCGCGGGCGGCGCTTTTACCACCCCACCGAACGCGGCTACGAGCAGAGCGTCAAGCGGCGGCTGGACCGGTGGCGGCGGTTGCAGGCGGCCGGCGAGGACGAGGGGCGGACGTGAGGCCGCAGGTCCCGCAATCGGGAGCAGGTCACAGCCCCGCGGCCGGCAACCAAAACGTCCGGTCCGGAGGCTCCCAACCGCCGGGCGGGTCGCTGCCAAAGCTGCGCTCGGTGATCCTCAGCGCCCCCTCGCGGTCCATCAGCAGAAGGCTCGATGAACGGGTGCCGTAGTCGCGGCTGGTGATAAAAAGCGGTGACAGGCGCCGCTCCCACTCCTGGTCGACGCCCGTTTTCGGGAGGCACTGGTCCGGGGCTGGGGTGCGATCGCTGAGAAGGTCGAAGACCACCTCGGCCGTGACGGGGCCCGCCGCCAGCAGCCGCCCAAGCCGCTTTTTGCCGCGTGCGACTTTGGGCCAGGGGGTGTCCAGCAGGTGGTTGCTTAGACCGTAGAGACCGGTGCGCAGGCGTTGGATGCGGCCGTTGCGGTTGGAAAAAAAGAACAGGTCCGCACGGTCGCCCACCAGGAGGTTGAAGCC
The Desulfobacteraceae bacterium DNA segment above includes these coding regions:
- a CDS encoding NRDE family protein encodes the protein MCLILFAYRIRPDYPLVLAANRDEFYARPTAPLGFWQDQKKILAGRDLKARGTWMGAAADGRWAAITNYRDPAALKANAPSRGRLVIDFLAGNQPPLAYLEGLRPQSGRFNGFNLLVGDRADLFFFSNRNGRIQRLRTGLYGLSNHLLDTPWPKVARGKKRLGRLLAAGPVTAEVVFDLLSDRTPAPDQCLPKTGVDQEWERRLSPLFITSRDYGTRSSSLLLMDREGALRITERSFGSDPPGGWEPPDRTFWLPAAGL